A stretch of the Desulfobacter sp. genome encodes the following:
- a CDS encoding cysteine--tRNA ligase: MSLKIYNTLSGKKEEFIPINPGKVGMYVCGPTVYDTSHIGHARSVVVFDVVYRWLKHLAYEVTYVRNFTDVDDKIIKKANETGNSCTAITEKYIDEFHNEMDELNVLRPTIAPKATTHIDHIIRFVQMLIDKKKAYHVPGGDVYFSIRSFEEYGKLSGRNPDDMQAGARIAVDEKKKNPLDFTLWKPAKPGEPYWESPWGNGRPGWHIECSAMSYEYLGESFDIHGGGKDLIFPHHENEIAQSEAVFGQQFVKYWIHNGFVDINNEKMSKSLGNFTMIKEVLADYSPEVIRLFLLSKQYRSPIDYSEESMGEISTGLDRIYAFLERLELAGLDTGGNGKGALWEDFTRAMNDDFNSARALAAVFEAVKKGNKLLDDTREKPGDSDRSLLADVYADIRASSDILGIFLLPTQKYFAAKKERGMADQDIDLAYVEDLIAQRAAARTEKNFARADEIRDELQERNIVLEDGPQGTVWRFE, encoded by the coding sequence ATGAGTTTGAAAATTTACAATACCCTGAGCGGTAAGAAAGAGGAATTTATCCCCATCAATCCCGGGAAGGTCGGCATGTATGTCTGCGGGCCCACGGTTTATGATACCAGTCATATCGGCCATGCACGTTCGGTGGTGGTCTTTGATGTGGTTTACAGATGGCTCAAGCATCTGGCCTATGAGGTGACCTATGTGCGTAATTTTACGGATGTGGATGACAAGATCATAAAAAAAGCCAATGAAACAGGAAACTCCTGCACTGCCATCACTGAAAAGTATATTGATGAATTCCACAATGAAATGGATGAACTCAACGTGCTGCGGCCCACCATTGCACCCAAGGCCACAACCCACATTGATCATATTATCCGGTTTGTCCAGATGCTCATAGACAAGAAAAAAGCCTACCATGTGCCGGGGGGGGATGTTTATTTTTCCATCAGATCCTTTGAAGAGTACGGCAAATTGTCAGGCAGAAATCCTGACGATATGCAGGCCGGGGCCAGGATTGCCGTGGACGAGAAAAAGAAAAACCCCTTGGATTTTACCCTGTGGAAACCGGCCAAGCCAGGTGAGCCCTATTGGGAAAGCCCCTGGGGGAACGGGCGTCCCGGCTGGCATATTGAATGTTCGGCCATGAGCTATGAATATTTAGGAGAGAGCTTTGATATCCACGGCGGGGGCAAGGATTTGATTTTCCCCCACCATGAAAACGAGATTGCCCAGAGCGAGGCCGTGTTCGGGCAGCAGTTTGTCAAATACTGGATTCATAACGGGTTTGTGGATATCAACAATGAGAAAATGTCCAAATCCTTGGGTAATTTCACCATGATCAAGGAGGTGCTTGCCGATTATTCTCCTGAGGTGATCCGCCTGTTTTTACTCTCCAAGCAGTACAGGTCTCCCATTGATTACAGCGAGGAGAGCATGGGTGAAATTTCCACGGGCCTGGACCGGATCTACGCCTTTTTGGAGCGGCTGGAACTTGCAGGCCTGGACACGGGCGGTAACGGCAAAGGGGCGTTGTGGGAGGATTTTACCCGGGCCATGAATGATGATTTTAACTCTGCAAGGGCATTGGCGGCCGTGTTTGAGGCCGTGAAAAAGGGGAACAAGCTTTTGGACGACACCCGAGAAAAACCCGGGGATTCAGACCGGTCCTTGCTTGCTGATGTATATGCGGATATCAGGGCCAGTTCAGATATTCTGGGTATCTTTTTACTGCCGACCCAAAAATATTTTGCCGCCAAAAAGGAAAGGGGCATGGCTGACCAGGATATCGATCTTGCCTATGTTGAGGATCTCATTGCCCAGCGGGCCGCAGCAAGAACGGAGAAAAATTTTGCCAGGGCCGATGAAATAAGAGATGAACTCCAGGAGAGGAACATTGTGCTGGAGGACGGTCCCCAGGGAACGGTATGGCGATTTGAATAA
- a CDS encoding 2-C-methyl-D-erythritol 2,4-cyclodiphosphate synthase — MRIGTGTDVHELVPKRDLVIGGVKIDYPLGLKGHSDADVLLHSICDALLGAAGLGDIGEHFPDTDPSYKGISSSRLLAACLQKIKAQDFKIVNLDCTLLAQAPKMAPHKQAMTDQIARILEMDTDCVNIKATTTENLGFIGRKEGIAAQSTVLLYKDT, encoded by the coding sequence ATGAGGATCGGGACCGGCACAGATGTCCATGAACTGGTACCCAAAAGGGATCTTGTCATCGGCGGGGTAAAAATAGATTACCCCCTGGGGCTGAAGGGCCATTCAGATGCGGACGTGCTGCTTCACTCCATCTGCGATGCCCTTCTCGGGGCGGCAGGACTCGGGGATATTGGTGAGCATTTCCCGGATACTGACCCGTCCTATAAAGGCATCTCCTCCTCTCGGCTCTTGGCTGCCTGCCTTCAAAAAATTAAGGCCCAAGATTTTAAAATTGTCAACCTGGACTGTACCCTGTTGGCACAGGCCCCGAAAATGGCGCCCCATAAACAGGCCATGACCGATCAAATTGCAAGGATCCTGGAAATGGATACCGATTGCGTGAACATCAAGGCCACCACAACTGAGAATTTAGGCTTTATCGGCAGAAAAGAGGGCATTGCAGCCCAGTCAACCGTGCTGCTGTATAAGGACACTTAA